One window of the Myxococcota bacterium genome contains the following:
- a CDS encoding peroxiredoxin: MPVEEGKKAPAFTLVDADGKKVKLADYAGKNVILYFYPRDDTPGCTKEACGFRDLWGEIGKKNTVVLGVSPDGGPAHQKFRAKYKLPFPLLSDPDHSVMEKYGAYGDKVLYGKKTRGVIRSTVWIGPDGVVRKHWKRVPKADEHPARVLEALEAGGV, from the coding sequence GTGCCCGTCGAGGAAGGCAAGAAGGCGCCCGCGTTCACGCTGGTCGACGCCGACGGCAAGAAGGTCAAGCTCGCCGACTACGCGGGCAAGAATGTGATCCTCTACTTCTACCCGCGCGACGACACGCCCGGCTGCACCAAGGAAGCCTGCGGCTTCCGCGACCTGTGGGGCGAGATCGGGAAGAAGAACACGGTGGTGCTGGGTGTCTCGCCCGACGGCGGGCCGGCGCACCAGAAGTTCCGCGCCAAGTACAAGCTGCCCTTCCCGCTGCTCTCCGACCCCGATCACTCCGTGATGGAGAAGTACGGCGCCTACGGCGACAAGGTCCTGTACGGCAAGAAGACCCGCGGAGTGATTCGCTCGACCGTCTGGATCGGACCCGACGGCGTGGTGCGCAAGCACTGGAAGCGCGTGCCCAAGGCCGACGAGCACCCCGCGCGCGTGCTGGAAGCGCTCGAGGCTGGAGGCGTCTGA
- a CDS encoding amidohydrolase family protein, whose product MSTQAVTPDPNAWRQETPGPAGWPRTARAGDPHKYFMVSADTHANEPAGLWRERIDARYRDRLPRIEVDANGVRWSVMEGFRPQKLRESRFEGEDLLRSKAGADPVERLRDLRADGIDAEVIFPNKGLSMWATSDPVFANAMCHVYNQWAWEVFGPYNDVMSPMAAVATGDLDGAIAEIERTAALGFRGFTLPCKPNWGAHDAEGRNYNLPEFDRLWACVQATGKPITFHISTGRDPRAAKGAGGAVINYVAHSLSPTVEPVVNLCASGVLERFPGLRFATIEAGIGWLPWALVAMDEGYHKHHMWAFPKLPSLPSEYFRRQGYASFGEDPPGLELMERFGLEDCFLWANDYPHHEGTWPHSAAAIERTMGALTDGQRAKVLGLNAARLFGFPVPE is encoded by the coding sequence ATGAGCACGCAAGCAGTGACTCCCGACCCGAACGCCTGGCGCCAGGAGACCCCGGGCCCGGCCGGCTGGCCGCGCACCGCGCGCGCCGGCGACCCGCACAAGTACTTCATGGTCTCGGCCGACACGCACGCGAACGAGCCGGCGGGCCTGTGGCGCGAGCGCATCGACGCCCGGTACCGCGACCGCTTGCCGCGCATCGAGGTCGACGCGAACGGCGTGCGCTGGAGCGTGATGGAAGGCTTCCGCCCGCAGAAGCTGCGCGAGTCGCGCTTCGAGGGCGAGGATCTGCTGCGCTCGAAGGCCGGCGCCGACCCGGTCGAGAGACTCCGCGACCTGCGCGCCGACGGCATCGACGCGGAGGTCATCTTCCCGAACAAGGGTCTCTCGATGTGGGCCACGAGTGACCCGGTGTTCGCCAACGCCATGTGCCACGTCTACAACCAGTGGGCGTGGGAGGTGTTCGGGCCGTACAACGACGTGATGTCTCCCATGGCCGCGGTGGCCACCGGCGACCTCGACGGCGCGATCGCCGAGATCGAGCGCACCGCTGCGCTGGGCTTCCGCGGCTTCACGCTGCCGTGCAAGCCGAACTGGGGCGCGCACGACGCCGAGGGGCGCAACTACAACCTGCCGGAGTTCGACCGGCTCTGGGCCTGCGTTCAGGCCACGGGCAAGCCGATCACGTTCCACATCTCGACCGGCCGCGACCCGCGCGCCGCCAAGGGCGCGGGCGGCGCGGTGATCAACTACGTGGCGCACTCACTCTCGCCCACCGTCGAGCCGGTGGTGAACCTGTGCGCGTCCGGCGTGCTCGAGCGCTTCCCGGGCCTGCGCTTCGCCACCATCGAAGCGGGCATCGGCTGGCTGCCCTGGGCGCTGGTCGCCATGGACGAGGGCTACCACAAGCACCACATGTGGGCCTTCCCGAAGCTGCCGTCGCTCCCCAGCGAGTATTTCCGCCGGCAGGGCTACGCGTCGTTCGGCGAGGACCCGCCGGGGCTCGAGCTGATGGAGCGCTTCGGCCTGGAGGATTGCTTCCTGTGGGCGAACGACTACCCGCACCACGAGGGCACGTGGCCGCACTCCGCCGCGGCGATCGAGCGCACCATGGGCGCGCTGACCGACGGCCAGCGCGCCAAGGTGCTCGGACTGAACGCCGCGCGGCTGTTCGGCTTCCCGGTGCCGGAGTGA
- a CDS encoding OB-fold domain-containing protein: MTPVLPEGLPAPAPSPDGLDRPYWDAARRHQLVAQRCNACGAWQWSPEWICHACHSFEVGWGDVPGRGRIFSWQRVWHPVHPALVGAVPYVVLLVELAGAGGIRMIGNLAGDPRAPVRIGAEVEPVFEDHGDYTLVQWRTA; this comes from the coding sequence GTGACTCCCGTGCTGCCCGAAGGCCTGCCCGCGCCGGCGCCGTCGCCCGACGGCCTCGACCGGCCCTACTGGGACGCGGCGCGCCGGCACCAGCTCGTGGCGCAGCGCTGCAACGCGTGCGGCGCCTGGCAGTGGTCGCCCGAGTGGATCTGCCACGCCTGCCACTCGTTCGAGGTCGGCTGGGGCGACGTGCCCGGCCGCGGGCGGATCTTCTCCTGGCAGCGCGTCTGGCACCCGGTGCACCCGGCGCTGGTCGGCGCCGTGCCCTACGTGGTGCTGCTGGTCGAGCTGGCGGGCGCGGGCGGCATCCGCATGATCGGCAACCTGGCCGGCGACCCGCGCGCGCCGGTCCGGATCGGCGCCGAGGTCGAGCCGGTGTTCGAAGACCACGGCGACTACACTCTGGTCCAGTGGAGGACGGCATGA
- a CDS encoding acetyl-CoA acetyltransferase has translation MSARSLRGRVAVAGIGESEYSKRGEAKEPEFVLGLRAILAACADAGIDPREVDGFASYSNDRNEPSRIAAALDCRELRFSNMQWGGGGGGGSAAVANGAAAIASGLADVVVVYRALAQGQFGRFGAGARRERVAGEPAFWLPYGLMSPAQMFAMRAMRLMHEHGIRQEAFRAVALASYRHAQSNPRAVMYGRPLTAEAYDASRWITEPFHLYDCCLENDGAAALVLVSAERARDGRHPPVYLLGAAAGSERRAGAGSHNNPDYATASFKTVAPRLYAMAGVSPGDVDVVQSYENFTGGVVMSLVEHGFFGYEQANEFCTLENFSAPGGRLPLNTSGGNLAECYMHGLELQLEAVRQVRGTSSAQVPGARVSLVASGPMVTPVSDMILGSGDTL, from the coding sequence ATGAGCGCGCGGTCGCTTCGCGGGCGGGTCGCGGTCGCCGGGATCGGCGAGTCGGAGTACTCCAAGCGCGGTGAGGCGAAGGAGCCCGAGTTCGTGCTCGGGCTGCGCGCGATCCTGGCGGCGTGCGCCGACGCGGGCATCGACCCGCGCGAGGTCGACGGCTTCGCGTCGTACTCGAACGACCGCAACGAGCCGTCGCGCATCGCGGCGGCGCTCGACTGCCGCGAGCTGCGCTTCTCGAACATGCAGTGGGGCGGCGGGGGTGGCGGCGGCTCGGCGGCGGTGGCGAACGGCGCGGCGGCGATCGCGAGCGGGCTGGCCGACGTGGTGGTCGTGTACCGGGCGCTGGCGCAGGGTCAGTTCGGGCGCTTCGGCGCGGGCGCGCGGCGCGAGCGCGTGGCGGGCGAGCCGGCGTTCTGGCTGCCGTACGGGCTGATGTCGCCCGCGCAGATGTTCGCCATGCGCGCCATGCGGCTCATGCACGAGCACGGCATCCGCCAGGAGGCGTTCCGCGCGGTGGCGCTCGCGAGCTACCGGCACGCCCAGTCCAACCCGCGCGCGGTCATGTACGGCCGGCCACTCACTGCCGAGGCCTACGACGCCTCGCGCTGGATCACCGAGCCCTTCCACCTGTACGACTGCTGCCTCGAGAACGACGGCGCCGCGGCGCTCGTGCTGGTGTCGGCCGAGCGCGCGCGCGACGGGCGACACCCGCCGGTGTACCTGCTGGGCGCGGCGGCCGGCTCCGAGCGGCGCGCGGGCGCGGGCAGTCACAACAACCCCGACTACGCCACCGCGAGCTTCAAGACCGTGGCGCCGCGGCTCTACGCCATGGCCGGCGTTTCGCCCGGCGACGTCGACGTGGTGCAGAGCTACGAGAACTTCACCGGCGGCGTGGTCATGAGCCTGGTCGAGCACGGCTTCTTCGGCTACGAGCAGGCCAACGAGTTCTGCACGCTCGAGAACTTCTCCGCGCCCGGCGGGCGCCTGCCGCTCAACACCAGCGGCGGCAACCTGGCCGAGTGCTACATGCACGGGCTCGAGCTGCAGCTCGAGGCGGTGCGCCAGGTGCGCGGCACGTCGAGCGCGCAGGTGCCCGGCGCGCGCGTGTCACTGGTGGCGTCCGGGCCCATGGTGACTCCGGTGAGCGACATGATCCTGGGCTCGGGAGACACCCTGTGA
- a CDS encoding SDR family oxidoreductase: MTTSTRPLAGKTAIVTGASSGIGRAIAERLGAAGAHVFLAGRSQEPMEGSKKQIESDGGRATIVSVDVRDPRQVESLVERALRDTKRLDVMVNNAGLSYPAPILSGDPDEWRAMLETNVLALLVGCKAAVRAMRACGASGHVVNISSIAAQRPDSGVYGSTKHAVNCISATLRKELEDDPIRVVNVMPGAIATNFGRNFDPKVLAGIVGASGLSVEVKQGEKLPDEVLEKAQPLLKQLLGAPEDVADAVLYAVTAPSHVNIADIVVRPPKQLAL; the protein is encoded by the coding sequence ATGACGACCTCCACCCGACCCCTCGCCGGCAAGACCGCCATCGTGACCGGGGCCTCGAGCGGCATCGGCCGCGCCATCGCCGAGCGCTTGGGCGCCGCGGGCGCCCACGTGTTCCTCGCCGGCCGCTCGCAGGAGCCGATGGAGGGCTCGAAGAAGCAGATCGAGAGCGACGGCGGCCGCGCCACGATCGTGTCGGTCGACGTGCGCGATCCCCGCCAGGTCGAGTCACTCGTCGAGCGCGCGCTGCGCGACACGAAGCGCCTCGACGTCATGGTCAACAACGCCGGCCTCTCCTATCCGGCGCCGATCCTGTCCGGCGATCCCGACGAGTGGCGCGCGATGCTCGAGACGAACGTGCTGGCGCTGCTGGTCGGCTGCAAGGCCGCGGTGCGCGCCATGCGCGCGTGCGGCGCGTCGGGTCACGTGGTCAACATCTCGTCGATTGCCGCGCAGCGCCCCGACTCGGGCGTGTACGGCTCGACCAAGCACGCCGTGAACTGCATCTCGGCCACGCTGCGCAAGGAGCTCGAGGACGACCCGATCCGGGTCGTGAACGTGATGCCCGGCGCGATCGCCACCAACTTCGGGCGCAACTTCGACCCCAAGGTGCTCGCGGGCATCGTCGGCGCCTCGGGCCTCTCGGTCGAGGTGAAGCAGGGCGAGAAGCTGCCCGACGAGGTGCTGGAGAAGGCCCAGCCGCTGCTCAAGCAGCTGCTCGGCGCGCCCGAGGACGTGGCCGACGCCGTGCTCTACGCAGTCACCGCCCCGAGTCATGTGAACATCGCCGACATCGTGGTCCGACCGCCGAAGCAGCTCGCGCTGTAG
- a CDS encoding helix-turn-helix domain-containing protein gives MTAAAPAARRARRPRTAPENILAAAFTCFARYGYRRVSLELIAQEADVSRAALYLHFTNKEDLFRAVSRQVHERAQAAAEAAAETAGDVATRIGAVLEAKHGQFYEIVHGSPHVAELVEEGNRLCGDLSEAYRKRFLRTLRGVIRQAAQEGEVDLEGAGLDAGQAAELFVDAAKGLQGAGAMPQNPSRYRRRVGRLVRLLAAGLGARPAPASKSN, from the coding sequence GTGACTGCCGCCGCGCCCGCCGCGCGCCGCGCCCGGCGCCCCCGCACCGCCCCCGAGAACATCCTGGCGGCCGCGTTCACCTGCTTCGCGCGCTACGGCTACCGGCGCGTGTCACTGGAGCTGATCGCGCAGGAGGCCGACGTCTCGCGCGCCGCGCTGTATCTCCACTTCACGAACAAGGAAGACCTCTTCCGCGCCGTGTCGCGCCAGGTGCACGAGCGCGCGCAGGCCGCCGCCGAGGCCGCGGCCGAGACGGCCGGCGACGTGGCCACGCGCATCGGCGCCGTGCTCGAGGCCAAGCACGGCCAGTTCTACGAGATCGTGCACGGCTCGCCGCACGTCGCGGAGCTCGTCGAGGAGGGCAACCGCCTGTGCGGTGACTTGTCCGAGGCCTACCGCAAGCGCTTCCTCCGCACCTTGCGCGGCGTGATCCGCCAGGCGGCGCAAGAAGGCGAGGTCGATCTCGAAGGCGCGGGCCTCGACGCGGGCCAGGCCGCGGAGCTGTTCGTCGACGCCGCGAAGGGCCTGCAGGGCGCCGGCGCCATGCCCCAGAACCCCTCGCGCTACCGGCGCCGGGTGGGGCGGCTGGTGCGGCTCCTGGCGGCGGGCCTGGGCGCGCGGCCGGCGCCGGCCTCCAAGTCAAATTGA
- the rmuC gene encoding DNA recombination protein RmuC, producing the protein MPAQVVPWLILALVALGGALALFRTVREELRAARAESNARATELRDEVARRFGETSEALGAILQGVTRQIKDLQEGNEKKLDEMRHVVDEKLQGALERRLGESFKLVSDRLEAVQRGLGEMQSLATGVGDLKRVLTNVRTRGTFGEVQLGAILEQILTPDQYERNVKPRPDSREAVEFAVRLPGTGVSRHQHVWLPIDSKFPHEDYGRLLAAVEAADPKAVSDAGDALARAVKLSAQTIRQKYVSPPHTTDFAILFVPTEGLYAELLRRPGFVESLQQDQRIVITGPTTLAALLNSLRIGFRTLAIEQRASEVWKVLAAVKGEFAKFGEVLDRVKKQLQTASNTIEETGVRTRAITRQLRDVEELPGAQVQLDFGDDGPSA; encoded by the coding sequence GTGCCCGCGCAAGTCGTCCCCTGGCTGATCCTCGCGCTCGTCGCCCTCGGCGGCGCGCTCGCGCTGTTCCGCACCGTGCGCGAGGAGCTGCGCGCGGCGCGCGCCGAGTCGAACGCGCGCGCCACCGAGCTGCGCGACGAGGTCGCCCGCCGCTTCGGCGAGACCTCGGAGGCGCTGGGCGCGATCCTCCAGGGGGTCACCCGGCAGATCAAGGACCTGCAGGAGGGCAACGAGAAAAAGCTCGACGAGATGCGCCACGTGGTCGACGAGAAGCTGCAGGGCGCGCTCGAGCGCCGGCTGGGAGAGTCGTTCAAGCTGGTGAGCGACCGGCTCGAGGCCGTGCAGCGGGGCCTGGGCGAGATGCAGTCTTTGGCCACGGGCGTGGGCGACCTGAAGCGCGTGCTCACCAACGTGCGCACGCGCGGCACCTTCGGCGAGGTCCAGCTGGGCGCGATCCTCGAGCAGATCCTCACGCCCGACCAGTACGAGCGGAACGTGAAGCCGCGGCCCGACTCGCGCGAGGCGGTCGAGTTCGCGGTGCGCCTGCCCGGCACCGGCGTCTCGCGCCACCAGCACGTGTGGCTGCCGATCGACTCGAAGTTCCCGCACGAGGACTACGGGCGGCTGCTGGCCGCGGTCGAGGCGGCCGACCCCAAGGCGGTCTCCGACGCCGGCGATGCGCTGGCGCGCGCCGTGAAGCTCTCGGCGCAGACCATCCGCCAGAAGTACGTGTCTCCGCCGCACACCACCGACTTCGCCATCCTGTTCGTACCCACCGAGGGCCTCTACGCCGAGCTGCTGCGCCGGCCGGGCTTCGTCGAGTCACTCCAGCAGGACCAGCGCATCGTGATCACCGGGCCTACCACGCTGGCGGCCTTGCTGAACAGCCTGCGCATCGGCTTCCGCACGCTGGCGATCGAGCAGCGTGCGAGCGAGGTGTGGAAGGTGCTGGCCGCCGTGAAGGGCGAGTTCGCGAAGTTCGGCGAGGTGCTCGACCGCGTGAAGAAGCAGCTCCAGACCGCGAGCAACACGATCGAGGAGACCGGCGTGCGCACGCGCGCGATCACACGCCAGCTGCGCGACGTGGAGGAGCTGCCCGGCGCGCAGGTCCAGCTCGACTTCGGCGACGACGGGCCGAGCGCGTGA
- a CDS encoding multidrug efflux RND transporter permease subunit — translation MYAAPALVDFFIGRPVFAAVLAILITFAGAVCLPFLPVAQFPRITPPTVRVTATYPGASAEVVENSVTIPLEQQINGVEGALYMNSTSANDGSCTITVTFEVGYDLNIAAVDVQNRVAVALPQLPEEVQRTGVTTRRVSTDLTIVVNLISPDNSRDDVYLSNYAGINISDRLKRLTGVGDVATFGERRYSMRVWLDPDKLANLGVTAQDVVASLREQNQQVAAGVLGQPPAPEGQVLQWTLSTKGRLSTADEFAAIVLRTRPDGSVLRLADVARTELGAQSYINFSRLGREASTGVAVFALPSANALDVARLVHEEMEQLAPRFPAGVKYRILYEPTKFVTESIREVVWTLFEAMLLVFLVVYVFLESFRATLIPAITVPVSLVGTFALMAVLGFSVNTLTLFGLVLAIGLVVDDAIVVVENVSRLIEERHLAPREATVLAMREVTAPIIAISLVLMAVFLPVAFLPGTTGRLYQQFALTIACSVAISAFNALTLSPALCAILLRHDYAKVKGRFFQTFDRAYARFVAAYDRVGARAVEAWPVVLGVFGAVVLGTVGLYRQLPTAFIPAEDLGYFIVSVNLPDGASLQRTEAVTKQIVQRTLEIPGVASAVINGGTDFQTGAASSNAASVYVILAPWDERKSAAVQLDPILGKARAELGKIASADIRVFNPPPIRGLGSTGGFQLQVQDETGTDYPGFARRVDAFVDAANGSGKMTNVVNAVRANIPQYAVDIDRTKAKTLGLSLSDVFGTLQTYLGGYYVNDFNRFGRVFRVVVQAEPGARAMPDDVTKLYARNANGDMVPLSTVASVRSFVGPSTITHYNMFRTAAVTGSAAAGRSSGQAIQDMETIANQTLGEGMSYEWTGLSLQELRAAGTAPVVFGLALSVVFLCLAALYESWVLPFTIMLVVPLAVFGALSAQWLRGLANDVYCQVGLVMLVGLASKNAILVVEFAKMLREQGESIERAALHAARVRLRPILMTSFAFIFGVIPLVIATGAGSMSRRSLGTAVFGGMVFATFLSLAVVPVFFVVIERLRERLRGGLPHRPPEPSPPAGLPESSHSVGD, via the coding sequence GTGTACGCTGCACCCGCCTTGGTCGACTTCTTCATCGGACGGCCCGTCTTCGCCGCGGTGCTGGCGATCCTGATCACCTTCGCGGGCGCCGTGTGTCTCCCCTTCCTGCCCGTGGCGCAGTTTCCACGCATCACCCCGCCCACGGTGCGAGTCACCGCGACCTACCCCGGCGCCAGCGCCGAGGTGGTCGAGAACAGCGTGACCATCCCGCTCGAGCAGCAGATCAACGGCGTCGAGGGCGCGCTGTACATGAACTCGACCAGCGCCAACGACGGCAGCTGCACGATCACGGTCACGTTCGAGGTCGGCTACGACCTGAACATCGCCGCGGTCGACGTGCAGAACCGGGTGGCGGTCGCGCTGCCGCAGCTGCCCGAGGAGGTGCAACGCACCGGAGTCACCACGCGCCGCGTGTCGACCGACCTCACGATCGTGGTGAATCTGATCTCGCCCGACAACTCGCGCGACGACGTGTATCTCTCGAACTACGCCGGCATCAACATCAGCGACCGGCTGAAGCGACTCACCGGCGTGGGCGACGTGGCCACCTTCGGCGAGCGCCGCTATTCGATGCGCGTCTGGCTCGACCCCGACAAGCTGGCGAACCTGGGCGTCACGGCGCAGGACGTGGTCGCGTCGCTGCGCGAGCAGAACCAGCAGGTCGCGGCCGGCGTGCTGGGCCAGCCGCCCGCGCCGGAGGGCCAGGTGCTGCAGTGGACGCTCAGCACCAAGGGCCGGCTCTCCACCGCCGACGAGTTCGCGGCGATCGTGCTGCGCACGCGGCCCGACGGCTCGGTGCTGCGGCTGGCCGACGTGGCGCGCACGGAGCTCGGCGCGCAGAGCTACATCAACTTCAGCCGGCTCGGGCGCGAAGCCTCGACCGGCGTGGCGGTGTTCGCGCTGCCCAGCGCCAACGCGCTCGACGTGGCGCGTCTGGTGCACGAGGAGATGGAGCAGCTCGCGCCGCGTTTCCCGGCGGGCGTGAAGTACCGGATCCTGTACGAGCCCACGAAGTTCGTGACCGAGTCGATCCGCGAGGTGGTGTGGACGCTGTTCGAAGCCATGCTGCTGGTGTTCTTGGTGGTGTACGTGTTCCTGGAGAGCTTCCGCGCCACGCTGATTCCCGCCATCACCGTGCCCGTGTCACTCGTGGGCACGTTTGCGCTGATGGCGGTGCTCGGCTTCTCGGTGAACACGCTCACGCTGTTCGGTCTGGTGCTGGCGATCGGGCTGGTGGTCGACGACGCGATCGTGGTGGTCGAGAACGTGTCGCGCCTGATCGAGGAGCGTCACCTCGCGCCGCGCGAGGCCACGGTGCTGGCCATGCGCGAAGTGACTGCCCCGATCATCGCGATCTCGCTGGTCCTGATGGCGGTGTTCCTGCCCGTGGCGTTCCTGCCCGGAACCACCGGCCGCCTGTACCAGCAGTTCGCGCTCACGATCGCCTGCTCGGTCGCGATCTCGGCCTTCAACGCGCTCACGCTGAGTCCCGCGCTGTGCGCGATCCTGCTGCGCCACGACTACGCCAAGGTGAAGGGGCGCTTCTTCCAGACCTTCGACCGCGCCTACGCGCGCTTCGTGGCCGCGTACGACCGGGTGGGCGCACGCGCGGTCGAGGCCTGGCCGGTGGTGCTGGGCGTATTCGGCGCGGTCGTGCTGGGCACGGTCGGGCTGTACCGGCAGCTGCCGACCGCGTTCATCCCCGCCGAGGACCTGGGCTACTTCATCGTCTCGGTGAACCTGCCGGACGGCGCGTCGCTGCAGCGCACCGAGGCAGTCACCAAGCAGATCGTGCAGCGGACGCTCGAGATTCCGGGCGTCGCGAGCGCCGTCATCAACGGCGGCACCGACTTCCAGACCGGCGCAGCGTCGTCGAACGCGGCGTCGGTGTACGTGATCCTCGCGCCCTGGGACGAGCGCAAGTCCGCGGCGGTGCAGCTCGACCCGATCCTGGGCAAGGCGCGCGCCGAGCTGGGCAAGATCGCCTCGGCCGACATCCGCGTGTTCAACCCGCCGCCGATCCGCGGGCTGGGCTCGACCGGCGGCTTCCAGCTGCAGGTCCAGGACGAGACGGGCACGGACTACCCCGGCTTCGCGCGGCGCGTGGACGCGTTCGTCGACGCCGCGAACGGCTCGGGGAAGATGACCAACGTGGTGAACGCCGTGCGCGCGAACATCCCGCAGTATGCGGTCGACATCGACCGCACCAAGGCCAAGACGCTCGGTCTCTCGCTGTCCGACGTGTTCGGTACGCTGCAGACCTATCTCGGCGGCTACTACGTGAACGACTTCAACCGCTTCGGGCGCGTGTTCCGCGTGGTGGTGCAGGCGGAGCCCGGCGCGCGCGCCATGCCCGACGACGTGACCAAGCTCTACGCGCGCAACGCGAACGGCGACATGGTGCCGCTCTCGACCGTGGCCAGTGTGCGCTCGTTCGTCGGTCCGTCGACGATCACGCATTACAACATGTTCCGCACCGCGGCAGTCACCGGCTCGGCCGCCGCGGGGCGCAGCTCGGGACAGGCGATCCAGGACATGGAGACGATCGCGAACCAGACGCTGGGCGAAGGCATGAGCTACGAGTGGACCGGCCTGTCACTGCAGGAGCTGCGTGCGGCGGGCACCGCGCCCGTGGTGTTCGGGCTCGCGCTCAGCGTGGTCTTCCTGTGTCTCGCGGCGCTCTACGAGAGCTGGGTGCTGCCATTCACCATCATGCTGGTGGTGCCGCTGGCGGTGTTCGGCGCGCTCTCGGCGCAGTGGCTGCGCGGGCTGGCGAACGACGTGTACTGCCAGGTCGGGCTGGTCATGCTCGTGGGCCTGGCCAGCAAGAACGCCATCCTGGTGGTCGAGTTCGCGAAGATGCTGCGCGAGCAGGGTGAGTCGATCGAGCGCGCCGCGCTGCACGCCGCGCGCGTGCGCCTGCGGCCGATCCTGATGACGTCGTTCGCGTTCATCTTCGGCGTGATTCCGCTGGTGATCGCGACCGGCGCGGGCTCGATGAGCCGGCGCTCGCTCGGCACGGCGGTGTTCGGCGGCATGGTGTTCGCGACCTTCCTGTCGCTGGCCGTGGTGCCGGTGTTCTTCGTGGTGATCGAGCGGCTGCGCGAGCGGCTCAGGGGCGGGCTGCCGCATCGGCCGCCGGAGCCGAGCCCGCCGGCGGGGCTGCCGGAGTCGAGTCACTCGGTAGGGGACTGA
- a CDS encoding efflux RND transporter periplasmic adaptor subunit → MPLRRLALFALALALGCRGRDTNGAPAPLPVRTAEVREAHIPVYIEHPGTTEAVNSVEIRARVRGVLEKVLFKEGSDVEKNALLFVIEQKPYQASLDKARADLERAKAAALRTQADFQRTSELARKDVASQSDLDHARAARDEAAAEVSGAKAAEEQAEIDLGYTEIRAPIAGRIGKLAHTQGNLVGGSEETVLATLVQLDPIYIYWSPSERERLDVLRLRKEGRYVQRDQIEVSAKLADGSDYPFPGKLDFVDNTVDPNAGTLRVRAVFPNPDKAILPGQYASLRVLVGRDVPVLVVPAAAVIEEQGGSSVFVVKDGAIEPRAVQAGSLQDQLRVIESGLSAGELIATDNLGKLRPGMKVSPLPSDSTPAAPPAGSAPAADAAARP, encoded by the coding sequence ATGCCCCTTCGTCGACTCGCGCTCTTTGCCCTCGCGCTCGCGCTGGGCTGCCGCGGCCGTGACACCAACGGCGCTCCCGCCCCGCTTCCAGTGCGCACGGCGGAGGTGCGCGAGGCGCACATCCCCGTCTACATCGAGCACCCGGGCACGACCGAGGCCGTGAACTCGGTCGAGATCCGCGCGCGCGTGCGCGGCGTGCTCGAGAAGGTGCTGTTCAAGGAGGGCAGCGACGTCGAGAAGAACGCGCTCTTGTTCGTGATCGAGCAGAAGCCGTACCAGGCCTCGCTCGACAAGGCCCGCGCCGACCTCGAGCGCGCCAAGGCCGCCGCACTGCGCACGCAGGCCGACTTCCAGCGCACCTCGGAGCTGGCCAGGAAGGACGTCGCGAGTCAGTCCGACCTGGACCACGCGCGTGCGGCGCGCGACGAAGCCGCAGCCGAAGTGAGCGGCGCGAAGGCCGCCGAGGAGCAGGCCGAGATCGACCTGGGCTACACGGAGATCCGCGCGCCGATCGCGGGCCGCATCGGCAAGCTCGCGCACACACAGGGCAACCTGGTCGGCGGCAGCGAGGAGACGGTGCTGGCGACGCTCGTGCAGCTCGACCCGATCTACATCTACTGGAGCCCCAGCGAACGCGAGAGACTCGACGTGCTGCGCCTGCGCAAAGAAGGCCGCTACGTGCAGCGCGACCAGATCGAGGTCTCCGCCAAGCTGGCCGACGGCAGTGACTACCCGTTCCCGGGCAAGCTCGACTTCGTGGACAACACCGTCGACCCCAACGCCGGCACGCTGCGCGTGCGCGCGGTGTTTCCGAACCCCGACAAGGCCATCCTGCCGGGCCAGTACGCCAGCCTGCGCGTGCTGGTGGGCCGCGACGTTCCCGTGCTGGTCGTGCCCGCCGCCGCGGTCATCGAGGAGCAGGGCGGAAGCAGCGTGTTCGTGGTGAAGGACGGCGCGATCGAGCCGCGCGCGGTGCAGGCCGGCTCGCTGCAGGACCAGCTGCGCGTGATCGAGTCGGGGCTCAGCGCGGGCGAGCTGATCGCGACCGACAACCTGGGCAAGCTGCGGCCCGGGATGAAGGTCAGTCCCCTACCGAGTGACTCGACTCCGGCAGCCCCGCCGGCGGGCTCGGCTCCGGCGGCCGATGCGGCAGCCCGCCCCTGA